In the bacterium genome, GTAGTTGGCCCAGGCGTCTGGGAGATTCGGATCAACCTGAGTCGCGGCCTCGAGCCACTCGAGAGCCAATTCGATCTCTCCGGCCTGAAGATGCTCGGCGCCACGGTTCGAATGGTAGTAGGCACGAGCCGTTTCGTCGCTGATGCGCACGGCATTGCGGTACTCGACATCCGGGCCGACCGAGAACTCCAGGATCCGCCGCTCTATTCCTTCGTCGAAACCGGCGGTCATATGACCGGCAACTATCACCAGATCGCCCTCCTTGGTGAACTCCTCGAATTGGCGAACGTCCATGTAGAAAGCTCTGACTCCGAGCTCGCGGGCCATTGCCACAACGACCTGACTAAACGAAAGGCAATTTCCTTCTCCGGTCTCGAACGCCTCCTGTGCGGTCCCGGTGTATCCCTCCCGATACCGAAGCCTAGGCCCGTCTTGGTCTCGCTGCAGCGCCTCGAGCAGCCGCGAGAGCTGGGTCAACTCATTGGCGTGCCTCGGGATCTTGCGCGCGAGCCAGTCCTTCATTTCCTGGCTGAGCACATCCGGGCGAACCGGAAGATCGAGCGCGGCACGGGCGGGCCCGGCAAGGATCGGCGCCAGAAACAGCCCCAGCGCACAGACCATATTGACGATCCGCCTCCGCCGGCATGCACGCCGTCGGTCGAGGCCTCCGGTTCTCACGACGCTCTCTGCCGACTCGAGCCGAGTCGTCAGTCGATGTCCCCTTTCGCGGCCTGCAGCCGCTTTCTGAGATCGTCCAGCTGCTCGATGTGTCCCTGCTGGGCCGAGACAACCTCGCGCAGAACGTTCGCGACATCATCCGATTCGAGGTCGCGAATCATCTTGGGATACAAGACGTCATTCTCGAAGCGATCTTCGGCCAGGGCATCGGCGATGCCGCGATCCGCGGCCCTGACCTGCCCGGCAGCGGCCAGCTGTCGAATCGCGAGCTCGTCCTTGGCCTCGGCTAGGTCCAGCCATCGTTTGGCGAGGTTGGGCAGTCCCTCGAGCTCCGCGCCTCGTGCGTAGGCACGATAGCGGGCGGCCGCGCAGGCCT is a window encoding:
- a CDS encoding tetratricopeptide repeat protein; the encoded protein is MVCALGLFLAPILAGPARAALDLPVRPDVLSQEMKDWLARKIPRHANELTQLSRLLEALQRDQDGPRLRYREGYTGTAQEAFETGEGNCLSFSQVVVAMARELGVRAFYMDVRQFEEFTKEGDLVIVAGHMTAGFDEGIERRILEFSVGPDVEYRNAVRISDETARAYYHSNRGAEHLQAGEIELALEWLEAATQVDPNLPDAWANYGVALRRNGQLREAEAAYRRAVELDPNFFPGYQNLVALYRMRGDGDAAKLLLEVLGRQTTRNPFVYLAVGDLSMDQGDWEGARQFYRQGRRLRRSDPDLLAALGEANLRLGDLEKAEKLLNKALKKDPENERAKRLQGALERTSGG